Proteins encoded together in one Cardiocondyla obscurior isolate alpha-2009 unplaced genomic scaffold, Cobs3.1 scaffold38_0_513239, whole genome shotgun sequence window:
- the LOC139112623 gene encoding histone-lysine N-methyltransferase SETMAR-like, with the protein MAHENALEAARIYRERFPNRAHPTVGTILRCVRRARNTGFVSVQRQQLVQFDRGVRRNINREEAILNEFENDPTNSVRRVAENVGVSRQLVHRVIREDGLHPFHYQRVQHLLPRDQMQRAIFCQVFLAQCRQDETFPDNILWSDEAIFTPNGIFNSKNFIMWQHQNPHAVRQCAFQFRWKLNVWAGIIGNRVIGPYFLPPRLDGERYAQFLENHLPILLEDLPLQMRQTMIFQHDGAPPHYSRRARMVLDRHFPDRWIGRNGPISWPARSPDLNVLDYFVWGYIKNRVENVRDRNVEEVRENIIAAFNTITPNVAHRATRQIIQRARLCIQQQGNHFEQLMH; encoded by the exons ATGGCTCACGAAAACGCGTTAGAAGCAGCccgtatttatcgcgaaagattTCCCAACCGAGCCCATCCAACGGTTGGGACAATTTTAAGATGCGTTCGGCGTGCGCGAAATACGGGTTTTGTCAGTGTGCAGAGACAACAGTTAGTGCAATTTGATCGCGGTGTTCGTCGGAACATTAATCGTGAGGAAGCAATTCTAAACGAGTTCGAAAATGATCCGACGAATAGTGTGCGGCGCGTGGCTGAAAATGTGGGTGTATCAAGACAATTAGTGCACCGCGTGATACGAGAGGATGGATTGCATCCGTTTCACTACCAACGGGTGCAACATCTTCTCCCACGGGACCAGATGCAACGCGCAATCTTTTGtcaag TCTTTTTAGCTCAATGTCGTCAAGATGAGACGTTTCCtgacaatattttatggagcgacgaggcaatttttactccaaatggaatttttaattctaaaaatttcattatgtggCAACATCAAAATCCACACGCCGTTCGTCAGTGTGCCTTCCAATTTAGATGGAAGTTAAACGTCTGGGCAGGAATAATTGGCAATAGAgta attggTCCGTACTTTTTGCCTCCGCGCCTCGATGGGGAAAGATACGCacaatttttggaaaatcatcttccaattttgttAGAGGATCTTCCTCTACAAATGCGGCAAACGATGATTTTCCAGCACGACGGAGCACCACCGCATtattcacgtcgcgcgcgaatggtCTTGGATCGACACTTTCCGGATCGGTGGATAGGCCGAAATGGTCCAATTTCGTGGCCAGCAAGATCTCCAGATCTTAACGTCCTCGATTATTTTGTGTggggatacataaaaaatcgagTGGAAAATGTGCGCGATCGTAATGTAGAAGAGGTACGCGAAAACATCATAGCGGCCTTCAATACAATTACGCCGAACGTAGCACATCGCGCTACTcgtcaaattattcaaagagcACGATTATGCATTCAACAACAGGGCAACCATTTTGAGCAGCTAATgcactaa